One part of the Homo sapiens chromosome 19, GRCh38.p14 Primary Assembly genome encodes these proteins:
- the GADD45B gene encoding growth arrest and DNA damage-inducible protein GADD45 beta gives MTLEELVACDNAAQKMQTVTAAVEELLVAAQRQDRLTVGVYESAKLMNVDPDSVVLCLLAIDEEEEDDIALQIHFTLIQSFCCDNDINIVRVSGMQRLAQLLGEPAETQGTTEARDLHCLLVTNPHTDAWKSHGLVEVASYCEESRGNNQWVPYISLQER, from the exons ATGACGCTGGAAGAGCTCGTGGCGTGCGACAACGCGGCGCAGAA GATGCAGACGGTGACCGCCGCGGTGGAGGAGCTTTTGGTGGCCGCTCAGCGCCAGGATCGCCTCACAGTGGGGGTGTACGAGTCGGCCAAGTTGATGAATGT GGACCCAGACAGCGTGGTCCTCTGCCTCTTGGCCAttgacgaggaggaggaggatgacaTCGCCCTGCAAATCCACTTCACGCTCATCCAGTCCTTCTGCTGTGACAACGACATCAACATCGTGCGGGTGTCGGGCATGCAGCGCCTGGCGCAGCTCCTGGGAGAGCCGGCCGAGACCCAGGGCACCACCGAGGCCCGAGACCTGCATTGTCTCCTGGTCACG AACCCTCACACGGACGCCTGGAAGAGCCACGGCTTGGTGGAGGTGGCCAGCTACTGCGAAGAAAGCCGGGGCAACAACCAGTGGGTCCCCTACATCTCTCTTCAGGAACGCTGA